A stretch of Methanococcus voltae DNA encodes these proteins:
- a CDS encoding lysine exporter LysO family protein produces MIKSQFIFKNSILKKIVDKISFTHIMLFALIGGYAVGKYTSIDFANTYELMLYLMIFLIGVDLAKSDGLKSIKHVGKMGLILPAISILGAVIAALIATPLFGIPIKYSLAISTSVGWYSLAGPTIATYSTEYGLIAFLMNFMREIFTMIGYPLAVKKFPKDSAITLGGATSMDSTMPVVAKFGGTEYTMLSFVHGVILSALVPFILPLILML; encoded by the coding sequence ATGATTAAATCACAATTTATATTTAAAAATTCTATATTAAAGAAAATAGTTGATAAAATATCTTTTACACATATAATGCTATTTGCTTTAATAGGGGGATATGCAGTAGGGAAATATACATCCATAGATTTTGCAAATACCTATGAATTAATGCTTTATCTTATGATATTTTTGATAGGCGTCGATTTAGCAAAAAGCGACGGTTTAAAAAGTATAAAACACGTGGGTAAAATGGGATTAATATTGCCTGCAATATCAATTTTGGGGGCAGTAATAGCCGCACTAATTGCAACGCCACTTTTTGGAATTCCTATAAAATATAGTTTAGCTATTTCTACGAGTGTAGGGTGGTACAGCTTAGCAGGTCCTACAATAGCAACTTACTCCACAGAATATGGGCTTATTGCCTTTTTAATGAATTTTATGAGGGAAATATTCACAATGATAGGTTATCCACTTGCAGTAAAGAAATTCCCAAAGGATAGTGCTATAACTTTGGGTGGGGCTACCTCAATGGACTCTACAATGCCAGTTGTGGCTAAATTCGGAGGTACTGAGTATACTATGCTGTCATTTGTTCACGGCGTTATATTGAGTGCTTTAGTACCGTTTATATTACCATTAATATTGATGTTATAA